The window ACAAAAACTTGATCAAGCCAAAAAAGAAAAAGAAGCAGTTTTGAAACGCTTGGAAGAAATTGAAAAAGCCAATCAAGGCGCCGGTCAATAAACGAAATCATTAAGAGGAGATATCCATGAAATTATCCAAAGTATGTCTGATGTGCCTCTCGCTCTTGATCTTCGCTGGCGCTGTATCGGCTCAGGAAGTGAAGATGAAGAAGGAAGATTGGCAAAACGAGATGAACGGTCTCGGGCAACAACAAACTGTTTTGCAAAAACAAATCGACAGCTTGAATCAGGCTATTACTGGCCTTAAAGATGAAGGCACGAAAGTTGATCAAGAAACCGCCGATATTTGGAAAGAAATCTATGCCGCCATCGGTACGGATCAAGCTGGCGTCGATGAAATGAAAGCCAAACTGTCTGCGCTTGAAGCCCGTATTAATGATTATGCGAAGATGAGCGATGAAGCATTAAGCCAGAAAACTACTCAAGATGAACTTGCGGCTTTGAAAGCCGAAGTGGACGCGAATCGCAAAGATCGCCGTTACGCCTTGAGCGAGATCTATAATAAGGTTAATGATCTTTCCAATCGTTGCGATCAGTTAATTCAACGCGGTAAAAATTATATGCCGCCGAAACCGAAACACGATACGTATGTTGTAATTGATGGTGATTATCTCTGGAGAATTTCTTCCAAGAAAGACGTCTATGCCGATCCTTTCCAATGGATGAAGATTTATTCGGCGAATCGTGATCAAATTCGTAATCCGGATCTGATCTTCCCGAGACAATCGTTTCTGATTCCTCGTTCCCAGGAAGCCAATGAATATTGGGTCATGCGGGGCGATAATCTGAAATCAATTGCGCAAAAAGTATACGGAAGTCCTTCG is drawn from bacterium and contains these coding sequences:
- a CDS encoding LysM peptidoglycan-binding domain-containing protein — encoded protein: MKLSKVCLMCLSLLIFAGAVSAQEVKMKKEDWQNEMNGLGQQQTVLQKQIDSLNQAITGLKDEGTKVDQETADIWKEIYAAIGTDQAGVDEMKAKLSALEARINDYAKMSDEALSQKTTQDELAALKAEVDANRKDRRYALSEIYNKVNDLSNRCDQLIQRGKNYMPPKPKHDTYVVIDGDYLWRISSKKDVYADPFQWMKIYSANRDQIRNPDLIFPRQSFLIPRSQEANEYWVMRGDNLKSIAQKVYGSPSDWVKLYNANKSIIGEDATRIYPHTILIVPKN